Proteins from one Thioflavicoccus mobilis 8321 genomic window:
- a CDS encoding NAD-dependent epimerase — MKVMVTGSAGFIGAALAARLLGRGDEVVGVDNLNDYYDVALKEARLRRLLDRPGYTHLHLDVEDGAGVAAAFAAHRPQRVVNLAAQAGVRYSIENPMAYVGTNLVGFAHVLEGCRQSGVEHLVYASSSSVYGANTRMPFSVHDNVDHPLSLYAASKKANELMAHTYSHLYRIPVTGLRFFTVYGPWGRPDMALFKFTRAILAGEPIQVFNYGRHRRDFTYIDDIVEGVLRTLDRPAEPNPHWSGDAPDAATSLAPYRLYNIGNNRPVELMDYIETLEHCLGREAQKTLLPLQPGDVPDTYADVEDLAADTGYRPETPVAVGVARFVDWYRDYYGV; from the coding sequence ATGAAGGTAATGGTCACCGGCAGCGCCGGCTTCATCGGCGCGGCGCTGGCCGCGCGACTGCTCGGGCGCGGCGACGAGGTCGTCGGCGTCGACAACCTCAACGACTACTACGACGTGGCCCTGAAGGAGGCGCGCCTGCGGCGTCTTCTCGATCGGCCCGGCTACACCCACCTGCACCTCGACGTCGAGGATGGCGCCGGGGTCGCCGCCGCGTTCGCCGCGCACCGCCCGCAGCGCGTCGTCAATCTGGCCGCCCAGGCCGGCGTGCGCTACTCGATCGAGAACCCGATGGCCTACGTCGGCACCAACCTGGTCGGCTTCGCCCACGTCCTCGAGGGCTGCCGGCAGAGCGGCGTCGAGCACCTGGTCTATGCCTCGAGCAGTTCGGTCTACGGCGCCAACACCCGGATGCCGTTCTCGGTCCACGACAACGTCGATCACCCGCTGAGCCTCTACGCCGCGAGCAAGAAGGCCAACGAGCTGATGGCCCATACCTACAGCCACCTCTACCGCATCCCGGTGACCGGGCTGCGGTTCTTCACCGTCTACGGGCCATGGGGAAGGCCGGACATGGCGCTGTTCAAGTTCACCCGCGCCATCCTCGCCGGCGAGCCGATCCAGGTCTTCAACTACGGCCGTCATCGGCGCGACTTCACCTACATCGACGACATCGTCGAGGGGGTGCTCCGGACGCTCGACCGGCCGGCTGAACCGAATCCTCACTGGTCGGGTGATGCACCGGACGCAGCGACCAGTCTGGCGCCCTATCGCCTCTACAACATCGGCAACAACCGCCCGGTCGAGCTGATGGACTACATCGAGACGCTGGAGCACTGTCTAGGACGCGAGGCGCAGAAGACCCTGCTGCCGTTGCAGCCCGGTGACGTGCCCGATACCTACGCCGACGTCGAGGACCTGGCGGCCGATACGGGTTATCGGCCCGAGACGCCGGTTGCCGTCGGTGTCGCGCGCTTCGTCGACTGGTATCGCGATTACTACGGTGTCTGA
- the tviB gene encoding Vi polysaccharide biosynthesis UDP-N-acetylglucosamine C-6 dehydrogenase TviB, with product MTSSFDLSRVRIGVVGLGYVGLPLAVELGRRYPTVGFDIDAARIAELRAGRDSSLEVEPDKLAASAHLSYAERVEDLAGCNFFIVTVPTPVDDHKEPDLRPLQAASRTVGGVLGRGDIVVYESTVYPGATEEVCVPILEATSGLTFNDGFFVGYSPERINPGDKAHRLSGITKVTSGSTPEVAAFVDALYASIIVAGTHLASSIRVAEAAKVIENTQRDVNIALINELALIFNRLGIDTDEVLAAAGSKWNFLPFRPGLVGGHCIGVDPYYLTYKAQAIGYHPEVILAGRRLNDSMGAYVATCVIKLMARRDRLSAGSRVLILGLTFKENCPDLRNTRVVDIVAELQDYGLACDVHDPWANVAEARREYGIELIFEPPAATYDAIVLAVAHRQFQALGATAIRAFGRPGAVVYDVKHVLAKEAVDGRL from the coding sequence ATGACGTCGTCATTTGATCTCTCGCGGGTGCGCATCGGGGTCGTCGGGCTCGGCTATGTCGGTCTGCCGCTCGCCGTCGAGCTTGGCCGGCGCTACCCGACCGTCGGCTTCGACATCGACGCGGCACGCATCGCCGAGCTGCGCGCCGGCCGCGACAGCTCGCTCGAGGTCGAGCCCGACAAGCTCGCCGCGAGCGCGCACCTCAGCTACGCGGAGCGGGTCGAGGACCTCGCCGGCTGCAACTTCTTCATCGTCACGGTCCCGACGCCGGTCGACGACCACAAGGAGCCGGACCTGCGCCCGCTACAGGCCGCGAGCCGCACCGTCGGCGGCGTGCTGGGGCGCGGCGACATCGTCGTCTACGAATCGACCGTCTATCCCGGCGCCACCGAGGAGGTCTGCGTGCCGATCCTCGAAGCGACCTCCGGGCTGACCTTCAACGATGGCTTTTTCGTCGGCTACAGCCCTGAGCGTATCAACCCGGGGGACAAGGCCCACCGCCTGAGCGGCATCACCAAGGTCACCTCCGGCTCGACGCCCGAGGTCGCGGCATTCGTCGACGCCCTCTACGCCAGCATCATCGTGGCGGGGACCCATCTGGCGAGCAGTATCCGTGTCGCCGAGGCCGCCAAGGTCATCGAGAACACCCAGCGCGATGTCAACATCGCGTTGATCAACGAGCTGGCGTTGATCTTCAATCGCCTCGGCATCGACACCGACGAGGTGCTGGCGGCGGCCGGCAGCAAGTGGAACTTCCTGCCGTTCCGTCCCGGGCTGGTCGGCGGGCACTGCATCGGCGTCGATCCCTACTATCTGACCTACAAGGCGCAGGCGATCGGCTATCACCCGGAGGTCATCCTCGCCGGGCGTCGCCTGAACGACAGCATGGGGGCCTATGTCGCAACCTGCGTCATCAAGCTGATGGCGCGGCGCGACCGGCTCTCGGCGGGCAGCCGCGTCCTGATCCTCGGGCTGACCTTCAAGGAGAACTGCCCGGACCTGCGCAACACCCGCGTCGTCGACATCGTCGCCGAGCTTCAGGACTACGGCCTCGCCTGCGACGTCCACGACCCCTGGGCCAATGTCGCCGAGGCGCGCCGCGAGTACGGCATCGAGCTGATCTTCGAGCCGCCGGCGGCGACCTACGACGCTATCGTCCTCGCCGTCGCCCACCGCCAGTTCCAGGCGCTGGGGGCGACGGCGATCCGCGCCTTCGGCCGGCCCGGCGCCGTGGTCTACGACGTCAAGCACGTGCTGGCCAAGGAGGCGGTCGATGGGCGCCTCTGA
- a CDS encoding FGGY-family carbohydrate kinase, whose product MGGAPAPSTGGSVVRSALPCWIGLDVGTSACRAVAIDAEARELANARVALPAPQVRPDGGVEQAPDLWWNAAVTALARLGEALAGRRSVAVCVAATSATLLLADRNGVPLGPALLYNDRRARAAAARIAAVAPPTSPARGVTSGLAKALHLKASLPIGTEAWVLHQADWLAARLGGALGYSDWNNALKLGFDPAAERWPDWFEALDLAPLRLPEVVAPGTPLGRVDRATAAATGLAVGTRVVAGTTDSTAAVIATGVAEPGEGVTCLGSTLVVKVLAERRIDEPACGVYSHRLGDLWLAGGASNSGGVVLRRFFDDADLARLSAQLVPERPSGLDYYPLPGPGERFPLADPDLLPRLTPRPEDDVLFLQGLLEGIAAIERAGYRRLHVLGAPAPTVVTTIGGGAGNAAWTRIRARELGIPVRPAAHREAAYGAALLARRAG is encoded by the coding sequence ATGGGCGGGGCCCCGGCCCCCAGTACGGGTGGTTCGGTGGTCCGCTCGGCGCTGCCCTGCTGGATCGGGCTCGATGTCGGCACCTCCGCCTGCCGGGCCGTCGCGATCGATGCCGAGGCTCGCGAGTTGGCGAACGCCCGGGTCGCCCTGCCGGCGCCGCAGGTGCGGCCCGATGGCGGCGTCGAGCAGGCGCCGGACCTTTGGTGGAATGCGGCCGTCACCGCCCTGGCCCGGCTCGGCGAGGCACTCGCCGGCCGGCGTAGCGTCGCCGTCTGCGTCGCGGCCACCTCGGCGACCCTGTTGCTCGCTGACCGAAACGGGGTGCCGCTCGGTCCGGCACTGCTCTACAACGATCGGCGCGCTCGGGCCGCGGCCGCGCGGATCGCTGCCGTCGCCCCGCCGACGAGCCCGGCGCGCGGTGTGACCTCGGGTCTGGCCAAGGCCCTGCACCTCAAGGCGTCCTTGCCGATCGGCACCGAGGCCTGGGTCCTGCACCAGGCCGACTGGCTCGCCGCGCGCCTCGGTGGCGCCCTCGGCTACAGCGACTGGAACAATGCCCTGAAACTCGGCTTCGACCCGGCCGCCGAGCGCTGGCCGGACTGGTTCGAGGCGCTCGACCTGGCGCCGCTGCGGCTGCCCGAGGTGGTCGCCCCGGGCACGCCGCTCGGGCGGGTCGATCGAGCCACGGCGGCGGCCACCGGCCTCGCCGTCGGCACCCGCGTCGTCGCCGGCACGACCGACAGCACCGCCGCCGTGATCGCGACCGGCGTTGCCGAGCCCGGCGAGGGGGTGACCTGCCTTGGCAGCACGCTGGTCGTCAAGGTCCTCGCCGAGAGGCGGATCGATGAGCCGGCCTGCGGCGTCTACAGCCATCGTCTCGGCGACCTCTGGCTGGCCGGCGGGGCCTCGAACAGCGGCGGGGTGGTGCTGCGCCGGTTCTTCGATGACGCCGATCTCGCCCGGCTATCGGCGCAGCTGGTGCCGGAGCGGCCGAGCGGACTCGATTATTATCCGCTGCCGGGCCCGGGCGAGCGCTTTCCGCTCGCCGATCCTGACCTGCTGCCCCGGTTGACGCCTCGACCCGAGGACGATGTTCTGTTCCTCCAGGGGCTGCTCGAGGGGATCGCGGCGATCGAGCGGGCCGGCTACCGGCGGTTGCACGTCCTCGGGGCGCCGGCGCCGACGGTCGTGACCACGATCGGCGGTGGCGCCGGCAATGCGGCCTGGACCCGAATCCGCGCGCGCGAGCTCGGTATCCCCGTGCGTCCGGCCGCCCACCGGGAGGCGGCCTACGGTGCCGCCCTGCTCGCGCGGCGCGCGGGCTAG
- the queF gene encoding preQ(1) synthase, giving the protein MPTRPTKDLETFPNPEPSRDYTVRIRVPEFTCLCPKTGQPDFAELTLEYVPDALCVELKSLKLYVWSFRDEGAFHEAVTNRILADLVTALAPRFMRLRADFNVRGGIYTTIVAEHRDPDWAIPPRIELP; this is encoded by the coding sequence ATGCCGACCCGACCGACCAAAGACCTGGAGACCTTCCCCAACCCGGAGCCGAGCCGCGACTACACGGTGCGCATCCGCGTGCCCGAGTTCACCTGCCTGTGCCCGAAGACCGGCCAGCCCGACTTCGCCGAGCTGACCCTCGAATACGTGCCGGACGCGCTGTGTGTCGAGCTCAAATCGCTGAAGCTCTACGTCTGGTCCTTCCGCGACGAGGGCGCGTTCCACGAGGCCGTCACCAATCGGATCCTGGCCGACCTGGTCACCGCCCTGGCGCCACGCTTCATGCGCCTGAGGGCCGACTTCAACGTGCGTGGCGGCATCTACACGACCATCGTCGCCGAGCACCGCGACCCCGACTGGGCGATCCCTCCGCGCATCGAGCTGCCCTGA
- a CDS encoding DNA gyrase inhibitor YacG — MSQSPKIVPCPTCGEAIVWDRQARWRPFCSERCRLIDLGEWLSEERCLPAEDEPWSAGEADEDPSPGAPS; from the coding sequence ATGTCCCAATCGCCGAAGATCGTTCCCTGTCCCACCTGCGGCGAGGCCATTGTCTGGGATCGCCAGGCGCGCTGGCGGCCGTTTTGCAGCGAGCGTTGCCGGCTGATCGATCTCGGCGAGTGGCTGAGCGAGGAGCGCTGCCTGCCCGCGGAGGACGAGCCCTGGTCCGCCGGGGAGGCGGACGAGGATCCATCCCCCGGGGCTCCCAGTTGA
- the zapD gene encoding cell division protein ZapD: protein MSQKLVYEHPLNERIRTFLRLEHLFAKAEHFLGGEDPWETRAAIEALLEIVTVTARADVKNELLRELDRHSAALNRIRRQAGVHVDTLDQILAELGEAVAALHALDGQVGQRARDDGLLKAVAQRTAIPGGTCSFDLPLYHSWLAQPGAVRGEWLAAWMEDMRPASEAIGLILTLTRTSASPRPETAPLGFFQESLDSQLPAQMIRVGLEAQEGLFPEISGHKNRYSIRFMEVVDGAKPVQSRDDVAFSLTCCLF, encoded by the coding sequence GTGTCTCAGAAGCTCGTCTACGAACACCCGCTGAACGAACGGATTCGCACCTTTCTGCGGCTCGAGCACCTGTTCGCGAAGGCCGAGCACTTCCTCGGCGGCGAGGACCCGTGGGAGACGCGTGCGGCGATCGAGGCCTTGCTCGAGATCGTCACGGTCACGGCCCGTGCCGATGTGAAGAATGAACTGCTGCGCGAACTCGATCGGCATAGCGCGGCGCTGAACCGCATCCGCCGACAGGCCGGCGTGCACGTCGACACCCTCGATCAGATCCTCGCCGAGCTCGGCGAGGCCGTCGCCGCACTGCACGCGCTCGATGGGCAGGTCGGCCAGCGCGCCCGCGACGATGGCCTGCTCAAGGCCGTCGCCCAGCGCACCGCCATCCCGGGTGGCACGTGCAGCTTCGACCTGCCGCTCTATCACAGCTGGTTGGCCCAGCCGGGCGCCGTGCGCGGTGAGTGGCTCGCGGCCTGGATGGAGGACATGCGTCCGGCCAGCGAGGCGATCGGCCTCATCCTGACCCTGACCCGCACCAGCGCCTCGCCGCGACCTGAGACGGCGCCCCTCGGCTTCTTCCAGGAGTCGCTCGACAGTCAGCTGCCGGCGCAGATGATCCGGGTCGGCCTCGAGGCGCAGGAGGGGTTGTTTCCCGAGATCAGCGGCCACAAAAACCGTTACAGCATCCGCTTCATGGAGGTCGTCGACGGCGCCAAGCCGGTGCAGAGTCGCGACGACGTGGCCTTCAGCCTGACCTGTTGCCTGTTCTAG